Genomic DNA from Ruminococcus sp. OA3:
TCTCCGCCCGGAAGCGTACACTCACAGGAATAATCCCCAAATTCCAGCTTCTGCCGGCGGTATGGGAATTGGAACTGCCGGATGCGGTGGTAATACCGGGGGGTGGGCTGCTCCCGTGTATCCACGAGAACAACCATAGTCTTCATGATCTCATTGATCTCAAGTTCTGTGTAATTCCCCATATCCTCCCCCTAGTTAAACGGCAATTCTTCGCAGGCCCCGTCCGGGATGCTCATAAAACCATCGGGATCGGTTGCCGGCTGCCACTGCTGCCGCCCTGCTTTTAATGGCTTATCCTCCGGTATTTGATACCGCCCTTCCCGGATGGCCGTGGTTTCCCGGAAGCTTTGGCACTTCGTGCTCCAGCCGGTCCCGTTCCCATTTGCTTTCTCATACGCTTCCCTTCCAAAAATCCCCCCTACCAAGCGGTGCCGCAGGTTATCGCAGAACGTGTCACCCCAGATCACCCGGAACCCCGGGTTGGACGCCTCAACCGCATCCAGGAACGTCTTAAGCCCACGGTTGGTCTTCCCTTCCGCATCCAGGACCAGCTGGTAAACCGTACAGGGCCATTTTTTATCCTCCCTGGTATTCTCAGAAAACTCCTTTTGAAACTTGCCCTGGTATTCCCCCTCGGCAATATCCAGTGCAATCTGGAGCATGTCCTTTCCTTTTTTGCTCCTGGTCTCAATCACCTGGACAATCCGGCACACATAGCCGCCGGCCGGCAAGGCTTCATACTCCCCATAGGGTTTGGTTGTCTCATAATCATTTGGTTTCTGCATTCTGTAATTCCTCCATATCGTAATAGTTTCGGATTGCCTGGTCCACCAGCCACAGGTCATTTGGGATTTTGACACTCTCGAACATTTCTTCCGGTGACTTGCTCACCGCCCCATCCAGCGCCTGCGTTACAAACAGGTAATCATCGCCCTCCTTCACGCTGCGCAGGACGATCGTAAACATGCCCTCGATGCAGACTTTTTCATCCAGCATCTTCCCTATCGTTTTGGGCCGTACATCACCCGCCTCATTTTTATCCTCGTGCATGATAAAGTAGACAATCTTGTCGCCCGGCAGCTTGTTGATGGTGAACTGGATCAGGTTCCAGTAGTAATCGCCCAGGTCATTATAGAGGCTAAACACCCCATTCCCGCCCCCCGTATTTGCATGGCACCTCATAAAATGGTTTGTGATCAGGTACCCCGCGTCATCAATGACGATGGATTTTGCCCTGGACGCCAACAGGCATTTCATGACCTGCTGATAATCATCGGTAAACCACCCGTCAATCTGCCCCCGAAACGGCAATGGTTTGTTTAATACGCGGATCAGGTTAACGTCTTTTCCCACACAGCTTTTCATACTCCGGCTTTTTCCCGTCCCGGAGCGCCCGATAATTAATACTGGTATCGCCATCAGCTCTCCTCCTTCATGATCTGGTTGATTGCCTGGATCCCCCTTAAATAATTCAATATGTTTCTGGACGTGTAGTTTTCATAGATGGGATCCTTGTCAACATAGCATAGCGCCGTGTCCAAAAGCGCCAACAGGCGTTCTCTCCGCTGCTCCATATCATTCATCCTGTGTGCTCCTTTCTAATCGATTTGATATAATCCGACAGACAGTCGTCGCAAATGATAAGACCATTTAATTTTGTTTTAAAATCCCCATCATGCCAATCATCACACTCGTAGATGTAACCATGACACCAGTCACACTCTATGTGAGGTCGTTCTGCCAGTTCTTCTTGCCGCTCTGCTTCTTTCTCCGCATCCAGCGCAGGGTTATCCGAATAGAACATTGCATTTTCCTCCCCGAATTGTTATAATTTAATTGATATTTTTATTTCTGAGTCCCCAAGCTTTGGTCGGTGCGGGGACTCTTTTCTTCGCATCTTCGGTAGTCAATTGTGTATCCATATTTCAGCGCAAATTTCATTTTTTTGTCGTATTTAATCACACCGCTGATCGCCCCTAAGGTTATATATGGATTATCCTCTTTATGATCCAGCTCCTCTTGTACGCAAGCGATAACGTTTTTCAACACTTCGTTTTCCAACTTCAGCTGTTCCATTTTTGTCATGATGCAGCCTCCTCTCTTCAATTTGTATCCACACCGCCGCGATAGCCAGCCCCAGCCCTATGCAGCAGATCAGCCGCTCGGGGATCGTGTGGTACCAGCCGGTCAAATCCGCTGCTATGTACGCCAGTGCCGCGGATGTGATAAGTTTTTGTAACATCTTCAATCTCCTTTCAACTCCTGAACGTTAAATGGATCTGTTACATCTTTCCCCTCGTACTTTTCCAGAAACTTTTCGACCGCTACTTTTCGGTATTTAAAGCATCCAAGTTTTAACGCTGGCAGTAACCCTGCTTTACGAAGATCATTCACTCTTCCAACGTTGCACTTAAACAGCTTCGAGAGTTCTTCTGCTGTGTACAGAATATCATCCATGTGTTACACCTCCTTGCCCTCTTTTTCTGAGTTGTCCTCTTTCTTCATTCCATTATAAATACCAAGCATATAGATGAATGTGTCATGCTGACTTGCTTCATCTAAAAGTGGCGCTATAATTTTGATGTTTTCAAGAGGATCCTCTGTTAACAGTACTGTTATCTGCTTTTTGGTATCCAATTTTTATCACCTCCGTTATATTGATTATGTGATAATTATATATCGCTAAGCATTGATTGTCAATAAGTTTTTTATTGACTGAGTGATTTTTTTATGGTAATATTGATTTATACTTAAAAATAAAAAGGAGGTGAACACAATGAATAAAAGAATAAAAGAAGTAAGATTATCCAAGAACCTGACGCAAGAAAAATTTGCTAATATTATTAATTTAAAACAAAATACAATTGCATTAATAGAAAGTGGAAAAAGAAATCCTTCTGATAGAACAATTTCTGATATATGTCAAAAATTTGGAGTAAATGAAGTTTGGCTTCGCACAGGTGAAGGTGGAGAAGAAAATATGTTTACTAAAGTAGATGAAAATGATAAATTTTCTTTGAATCTCGGAAAACTTAGTATTACTGAAAACCAAACCGCAAAAAATATGTTAAATGCAATTGCTGAAGCCTCTCCAGAGAAGCTAAAACATATAGAAGAATTCATGAAAGCTTGCCTTGGTATAAAATAGAAGAGCCAGCTTAATCGCCAGCTCTTACTATAACTTCAAGTATTAGATAAATCCGTCTTAACACAGCATTATCACTAGTTTGGTTTACCATTTCAATAATTTGCTTTTTGTACTCTTGATTACTCATTTGTATTCCTCCATATGTGGAATGCAAAAACCGAAACTCCTTATAATTATTATGATTGTATTGATAAGCAAATAGAACAAGGATTAATTGGATTAGAATTCTGTTTTTTGCTTCCGTATTTTTATAATAAGAACACGTAATAAAATGCAAAAAACTACCTAATTAAATCATTTGTCCCCATACAGGGACACTTATTTGTAATTTGATTCATATAGATCAGAAATTCGTACATTCAATCCTTGGGCAATGGCTTCTAAAGTGTCTAAACGAGGTGATACCTTTCCATTTACAATCTTATTTATAGTAGATTTGGGAATTCCAGTCATAATAGAAACTTGCCGAGTTGTTAAATTGTTTTTGTACATAATATCACCTAATAGAATCTTCATTATTTTATTTTAATGTGATGTAACTTATAATTCCACTGTAATAACAAATTAACCGCGATGGGCGATTAATAATAAACCAAGACCACTGCCGGGCAGGGCAGAGGGGCTGGTCTTGTACAATGAAAGAAGGATTGCATATGAAAAAGAAAATTTTAATCGGAATTAGTGCTTTTTTATTATTATCAATAGTAGCTATAACAGTTGGCATAATTTATGGTAAGTCCCAAGGATTAAGCATGGATGATATGATTGTAAAAAACACAGAATCTGATGAAGAAACTACTGCACAAGCAGATACACCTGTTTCCGGGATTTCTGATGAAGAAGCAATGGATTTTGCTATGGCAGAATTAAAAGAAAAGGTTAAAAATGCTAAGCCAAATACCTCAGATATGGTTGATAAAATTGCATTACAAGCACGTGATGATGCAAAATCTATTGATGAGACAAAAACAAGCGAAGCTATTGCATATATTCATGATACATACCCTAATTATTTCACAGATAATGACGTCATGGAGAAAACAATGTATTATGGTTATTTACTAGACTATGCTTACGATGACAACGACTTGCGTTCTATTTTGGGTACAGACGCTTACCAGGTTGTTAAATATGTTTATCGTGGAGTTGAGACAGTAGAAGATACTGCTACGCAAGAAAATCTGAAACAAATTGAAAAAAGTTTAGATTCTATGCAATAAAAAAACCGCCCCAGTGCTACCAACACCGGGACGACAAGCAATACTATACAGGTCATGGAGACCGATATAATATATCCTAAACACATATATTGTACCATAAATCCTCCGCACCTGTATAGGTGTATTTTTTATACCCAAAAACAAAGGAGGATGATACTATGGCACAACTCAGAACAAGAAAAAGAGGTAAAAACTGGGAATACAGCTTTGAAGGCGCACCGATCAGCGGCAAACGGACCACGATATCAAAAGGTGGCTTCCGGACAAAAGCAGATGCGATTGAGGCAGGTACAAAAGCGAAAGCAGAATATGACAATGCCGGCCGTGTCTTCGAGCCGTCTGCACTGTCGGTCAGTGACTACATGGATTACTGGATGGATCACTACGTCAAAGTGGAATGCAAACCGAATACACAGCGGGCATACTCCGATATTATCCGGATACATATTAAGCCTTATCTCGGCTCTTATCGTCTCGGATCTATCGGGCCAGACACCTTACAGGAGCATATGAATAAACTTTACGCCAAGGGCCTTGCCAAAAACTACTTAAAAAATATCCACGCTGTGCTGCTTGGTTCTTTTAAATATGCAGTGTATCCGTGTGGCTATCTGAAAGATAATCCAATGCAATATGTGCATCTGCCAAAATGTGCATACTCGAAAGCGGAAACAGACAAAAAGATCATTACACCAGATGAATTCTCCCAGATCATAACCAGATTCCCGGAAGGCAGCAGATACCATATTCTGTTCATGATCTGTTATTATACGGGGTTCCGGATCGCAGAGTGTACCGGGCTTACCTGGGACCGTATTGATCTGCAGGATGCCACAATTACTGTTGACCGTATCCTCGTTAAGACTGGCACGATATGGGGGCTTGGAACACCAAAAACGGCCAGCAGCGTGCGTACAATCAAGATAGGGGATACCTTGCTGGCTGCGCTTAAAAAGCAACGTAAATGGCAGCTGCAGAACCGTATGCAATATGGCCCGCACTATACGGATTATTATCTCAGAGACGAAAATCAAATCTATGGCATGGATGGAAACACTGGGATCCAACCGCCGCATGAAAAGCTGAGTTTCGTTTGCACGCACGAAAACGGCACTCTGATCAACCCCGATCTGTCCAGGTACGCAAGCAGGGTTGTCAATTACGATCTGGGGATCCAGTTTAACTTTCATTCCCTGCGGCACACACATGCCACGATCCTGATCGAGCAGGGCGCCGACATCAAAGACGTACAGCTGCGCCTCGGCCATGCGTCCTTAAAGACTACGATGGACACATACGTACATGATACCGACACAATGCGAACTCGGACCGTCGATCTGTTCGAAAAAGCATCCTTGTCAACGAGTCAATAAAAGCGTTGACACCACGTTGACAAGGACAACATTTTCAGTAAATAGCATCCCGAAAAACCGCCTATTTACGGGTCAAGAGCGCAACTGTCTCAACATGCACCGTATGCACAAACTGATCAAAACAAACACACCGTTCCACCCGGTACCCCCGCTCCTGTATCAGCTCCAGGTCGCGTGCCAGACTCGTCGGCTTGCAGGAAATATAGACGATCCTGTCCACGCCGTAATCCAGGATCTTCGGCAGTGCCTTTGGATGGATTCCGTCTCTCGGAGGATCCAGAATGATTAAATCCGGTTTTTCATTTAAATGATCCAGTACTTTCAGCACATCACCGGCAATAAATTCACAGTTTCTGATTCCATTTAAGTATGCATTTTCTTTGGCGGCCTCTGTCGCCTCCTCCACAATCTCGACCCCGACTACCCTGCGGGCTACTGCGGCGGCGATCTGGGAGATGGTACCCGTTCCGCTGTAAAGGTCAAAGACCGTCATATCCCTCGTATCTCCGATGTACTCGCGCACCGTATCATACAACACCTCGGCTGCTCCGGAATTGGGCTGAAAGAATGAAAACGGCGTGATCTTGAATTTGAGTCCCAGCAATTCCTCATAGAAAAAATCCTGGCCGTACAGAATTCTTGTCTCATCACTTTTTACGACATCAGACAGCGAGTCATTGATAATGTGCAGTATGCCCACTATTTTCCCCTGTGTATCGATGCCAAGCAGACGCTCGGTGAGCGGCTGAAGATCGTGTTCTTCCTGTGAAGTCGTCACCAGATTTACCAGAATCTCTCCTGTAGTGTCAGCCCTTCTGAGCAGCAGATGGCGCAGATATCCTGTGTGCTGCATTTTCTTGTAATAACCCACTCCTGTTTTCTGAAAAAACTCCAGCACACATGAAAGAATCTTCGTCATGTCATCATGAACGAGACGGCAGTCAGCTGCCGTCAGAACATCATACGTGCTGCCCTTTTTATGCAGTCCAAGTGACAACGGACCGTCTTTATACTCGTCGCCAAAAGAAAATTCCATCTTGTTTCTGTACGCAAATTCCCTGGGGCTTCTCTTGATCGGTTCGAAAATATATTCATCGCGGATGACATCATCCAGCAGTTTTTTTACCTGATTTTGTTTCATCTCCAGCTGATCGTCATACTGCATTGTCTGATACATACATCCTCCGCACGCCGGAAAGATGCTGCAGACCGGGTCACGTTTCTCAAGGGGGGATTTTTCCAGAACCTGAAGAAGCCGTCCTTCCAGACGGCCCCCTCGTTTTTTATTGATCATAAATTCGATTTTCTGTCCTGGAATTCCATTCTTTACAGTTACCGTATTCCCCTCCAGGCAGACTCTTCCCTTATTTGGAAAATCCACACCGGATATTGCTCCCTGGCAGATATCTCCTTTTTTCATAATGTTCCCTCACTTCTCATTCATTCTCTTTTCCTTTATCCAAAGGACCGGTTAATATTTTCAATTTCACTGCGGACACTGTCTTCGATCTGTCGTATCTGGCGGGACGGTCTGCCTACGTAATATCCCTGAAGATATTCTACGCCCAAAGCAGTCAGCGTCTCCATCTCTGCCTTTGTCTCAACACCTTCACCGATAACTTTCATGCCGCGGGCTTTTGTATAGCTTACAAAGTTTGCAACAAGGGACTGCTTATTTTCATCACTGTCAATATCATGGACTATGCTGATGTCAATCTTTACATACTGCGGCTGCATATATAACAGCGTGGATTCTGAGCTGTATCCTGAACCAAAATCATCAATCGCAATTTCGGCCCCCAGCCGACCGGCCATCTCATGCTTTTCCCTCATAATCTCACCGTCCGCCTGCTCGCTCTCCATGATCTCTATTACCATCCGCCCTTTGCAATCCGGATATTGTTCCAGCAGATGCTTTTCTACCTCCGCGCTTATCAGCTGGTTAGGTATTGAATTGATGAACAATTTGCACTCTCCAAAAGTCTCATGTTGTCTGCTGTATTCATATAAAGCCTGAGTAAATGTCAGTTCTTCAATATCCGGAAGCCTGGACTGGTCACTTGCAAGGCGCATGACATCGGCAGGAGAGGCCAGTTCCATAATTGTTGGCCGCATCAGCGCCTCATAGGCAAATACACTTCCGTCCGAAGTATCCACAATCGGCTGGAACACATATGTGATCGCCTTTTCTTCAATCAGTTTATTCAGTTTCTCTCTGCCCTGGATAAGCAGATAATCCTTTTCATAGGATTTTCTGTCAAATTCTTTTACTGCCCCCTTATAGCTGTTCTTCGTATCATACATGGCGAAATCCGCATAACGCTTCAGCTCATCATATGTGATGCCGTCATCAGGATACCACGCAATACCGCCCGAAGCCCGAAGCGCAATTTCTTCTTTGTCAGGCATGATGAGCTTTGTTGTATTCAGACGGTATTTGATCCGGTAAACACTGTCAAGCAATTCCGCTCTTGATCTGCATTCCGGCACGAAAGCCAGGAATTCATCTCCCGAGATTCTGCCCACAAGGGTATGTTCTCCGCCGAGACTTCCAAAAATCTGCGCCGCCCGCTGTATATATTTGTCCCCATAGTCATGTCCATACGCGTCATTGACATACTTCAGATTGTCCAGATCCCACATGATCATGGCGCCAAGCTCATTTCTGCTTTCTGCACGATTCAGCATCTCATTCACTTTTCGTTTAAAGGCCCTTCTGTTCAGCAGATGGGTCAGGATATCGTAGTCTCTTTCGTATTCAATTTTCTGCTTCTCGTTCACATCCTGCGTGATATCCATCACAGTGATCAGCACCCTTTCAGGCTCAGCCAGGGATTTAAAATGGATCCATTGCTGTGAGGCCCCATCCGGGACACTGAAATCTTTTTCGGCACTGAAACTCAGCAGATCATCCAGTTTATTATTTCTGAGATAATTATCAAAATATTCCTTATCGATCAGCCGGTTTTCACAGTATGCAGGATCGAATTTCAGCATGGTGATAACTTTTTGTGTACAGAATACTTTGTCAGAATCCGTGCGGTATTCAACAGCTCCGAGCGGAAGATCAACCAACTCTATAATCTGTGAAAGTTTTGAGGCATTCTCGCGCACCGTCTCATTTAGAAATTTCATTGCGTTTCCAAGCGCCTGAATTTCACGCACATCAGAATGGTCAAATTCCAGCTCTTCTTCCGCATTTTTGGATTTCAGCACCCGCACCATGCGTTTGATCGGTTTGGTAAAAAAATAACTTCCCAGCACAGCTCCCGCTATCCCCAGTATTATGGATATCACAAACGCCATAACGATGGCCAGCTGCAGATGTGTGGATGTGCTGAACAGTACATCCTTCGGCTGTATTGCAATCAGATTCCATTTTGTCGCATAGAACGGCGAAGTCCTGTTATAAAGGTTGATCTGATGAATACTGCCGCAATTCTCAGTACCTT
This window encodes:
- a CDS encoding helix-turn-helix transcriptional regulator; the encoded protein is MNKRIKEVRLSKNLTQEKFANIINLKQNTIALIESGKRNPSDRTISDICQKFGVNEVWLRTGEGGEENMFTKVDENDKFSLNLGKLSITENQTAKNMLNAIAEASPEKLKHIEEFMKACLGIK
- a CDS encoding EAL domain-containing protein, translating into MKLKKPKNISIFKKLLASMMAVVILQGVLFLSVLYINGGFHYLKENACESFSSTAGARKNTLENLMVKGWSDLGDYPNQIQGTIKTELKNRGRNIQDLKSDKNLNNEIILAVSEDIMDLLRRNMITESFIILNGYGDSDEYCGLLVRDLDPDTYSGTEDLLLEVGSVSVAKELGLALDSYWTAKFTLNNESGNFDVYGKPVDAAGLYTERKPLELGYWSSFFRWKDNDVKVMTYSIPLIEDGVVYGVMGISVSEDYMETLLMPNELDQGAKASYMIATTSRSQKAYTPVLSTGLIQNEISKETTLTFAEKPVSQKVYDMEGTENCGSIHQINLYNRTSPFYATKWNLIAIQPKDVLFSTSTHLQLAIVMAFVISIILGIAGAVLGSYFFTKPIKRMVRVLKSKNAEEELEFDHSDVREIQALGNAMKFLNETVRENASKLSQIIELVDLPLGAVEYRTDSDKVFCTQKVITMLKFDPAYCENRLIDKEYFDNYLRNNKLDDLLSFSAEKDFSVPDGASQQWIHFKSLAEPERVLITVMDITQDVNEKQKIEYERDYDILTHLLNRRAFKRKVNEMLNRAESRNELGAMIMWDLDNLKYVNDAYGHDYGDKYIQRAAQIFGSLGGEHTLVGRISGDEFLAFVPECRSRAELLDSVYRIKYRLNTTKLIMPDKEEIALRASGGIAWYPDDGITYDELKRYADFAMYDTKNSYKGAVKEFDRKSYEKDYLLIQGREKLNKLIEEKAITYVFQPIVDTSDGSVFAYEALMRPTIMELASPADVMRLASDQSRLPDIEELTFTQALYEYSRQHETFGECKLFINSIPNQLISAEVEKHLLEQYPDCKGRMVIEIMESEQADGEIMREKHEMAGRLGAEIAIDDFGSGYSSESTLLYMQPQYVKIDISIVHDIDSDENKQSLVANFVSYTKARGMKVIGEGVETKAEMETLTALGVEYLQGYYVGRPSRQIRQIEDSVRSEIENINRSFG
- a CDS encoding cysteine-rich small domain-containing protein — its product is MFYSDNPALDAEKEAERQEELAERPHIECDWCHGYIYECDDWHDGDFKTKLNGLIICDDCLSDYIKSIRKEHTG
- a CDS encoding helix-turn-helix domain-containing protein; translation: MDDILYTAEELSKLFKCNVGRVNDLRKAGLLPALKLGCFKYRKVAVEKFLEKYEGKDVTDPFNVQELKGD
- a CDS encoding ATP-binding protein; this translates as MAIPVLIIGRSGTGKSRSMKSCVGKDVNLIRVLNKPLPFRGQIDGWFTDDYQQVMKCLLASRAKSIVIDDAGYLITNHFMRCHANTGGGNGVFSLYNDLGDYYWNLIQFTINKLPGDKIVYFIMHEDKNEAGDVRPKTIGKMLDEKVCIEGMFTIVLRSVKEGDDYLFVTQALDGAVSKSPEEMFESVKIPNDLWLVDQAIRNYYDMEELQNAETK
- a CDS encoding DUF669 domain-containing protein, with translation MQKPNDYETTKPYGEYEALPAGGYVCRIVQVIETRSKKGKDMLQIALDIAEGEYQGKFQKEFSENTREDKKWPCTVYQLVLDAEGKTNRGLKTFLDAVEASNPGFRVIWGDTFCDNLRHRLVGGIFGREAYEKANGNGTGWSTKCQSFRETTAIREGRYQIPEDKPLKAGRQQWQPATDPDGFMSIPDGACEELPFN
- the rlmD gene encoding 23S rRNA (uracil(1939)-C(5))-methyltransferase RlmD: MKKGDICQGAISGVDFPNKGRVCLEGNTVTVKNGIPGQKIEFMINKKRGGRLEGRLLQVLEKSPLEKRDPVCSIFPACGGCMYQTMQYDDQLEMKQNQVKKLLDDVIRDEYIFEPIKRSPREFAYRNKMEFSFGDEYKDGPLSLGLHKKGSTYDVLTAADCRLVHDDMTKILSCVLEFFQKTGVGYYKKMQHTGYLRHLLLRRADTTGEILVNLVTTSQEEHDLQPLTERLLGIDTQGKIVGILHIINDSLSDVVKSDETRILYGQDFFYEELLGLKFKITPFSFFQPNSGAAEVLYDTVREYIGDTRDMTVFDLYSGTGTISQIAAAVARRVVGVEIVEEATEAAKENAYLNGIRNCEFIAGDVLKVLDHLNEKPDLIILDPPRDGIHPKALPKILDYGVDRIVYISCKPTSLARDLELIQERGYRVERCVCFDQFVHTVHVETVALLTRK
- a CDS encoding tyrosine-type recombinase/integrase, which translates into the protein MAQLRTRKRGKNWEYSFEGAPISGKRTTISKGGFRTKADAIEAGTKAKAEYDNAGRVFEPSALSVSDYMDYWMDHYVKVECKPNTQRAYSDIIRIHIKPYLGSYRLGSIGPDTLQEHMNKLYAKGLAKNYLKNIHAVLLGSFKYAVYPCGYLKDNPMQYVHLPKCAYSKAETDKKIITPDEFSQIITRFPEGSRYHILFMICYYTGFRIAECTGLTWDRIDLQDATITVDRILVKTGTIWGLGTPKTASSVRTIKIGDTLLAALKKQRKWQLQNRMQYGPHYTDYYLRDENQIYGMDGNTGIQPPHEKLSFVCTHENGTLINPDLSRYASRVVNYDLGIQFNFHSLRHTHATILIEQGADIKDVQLRLGHASLKTTMDTYVHDTDTMRTRTVDLFEKASLSTSQ